A region from the Hyalangium minutum genome encodes:
- a CDS encoding protein kinase domain-containing protein, with protein sequence MGTVFLARDTRLGRRVAIKFLHSKASETTRRFILEARATARCSHENIVIIYEVGEFQGSPFMVLEYLQGQPLNKALAGQTRVSPARAVELMVPVVRALSAAHAAGIVHRDLKPENILVTESGTVKVLDFGIAKVLQSQEPVQDSTHVARMPALSDSAALGLAAKAGEDLSNLTRSGAVVGTLSYMSPEQWRGSADVDHRTDIWAVGIMLFRMLAGKHPLDPLRGPQLMVTASLDEPMPRLRQMASDVPQELADLVDRCLLKHKEQRFPDARALLQALEALLPGRAARVLRGDELPYAGLSSFQESDADRFFGRSREISALVHRIRDRPLMAVVGPSGAGKSSFVRAGLLPVLKRGGERWEAFVVRPGRTPLSALAHLITPLVSTSASLAQDLKEYDGIVERIRAEPGFVGSVLRSRARYERKRILLFVDQFEELYTQVPDAHERKAFTACLSGIADDATSPIRVVISLRSDFLDRVPEDERFMAELSQGLFFLPPPSKEGLRDALVQPAEMAGYTFEAPETVEKILQYLETAQGALPLLQFAATQLWELRDPERKLLTTQAYESMGGIEGALARHADTVLEELSPQARALVRTILLRLVTPERTRAIASMEELRELTQDAAELQRLTDQLVQARLLVVQTAEGAGGATVEIVHESLIHGWPTLRRWLDENQEDAAFLEQLRNAARQWQSKEYDSGLLWGGEMVEEARRFQRRYQGELPQLQQDFLEEVFEQAARAVRRRRLLVVGSTAFLVVLVAASAVALVVIRNAQVTAEAARTDAVVAKEDAELQAQKAQVSEAKAQKSLAEVQAAQRDLQEALEREKQTGSQLEAAYARLQRTNDELAETLRKEELARRRARFMQWKSDKSAAEARKAQKDLSQALDQLRRRREEDLKLIEELQKRGTHATELKK encoded by the coding sequence ATGGGAACGGTCTTCCTGGCGCGGGACACACGCCTGGGACGGCGGGTCGCCATCAAGTTCCTCCACAGCAAGGCCTCGGAGACCACGCGGCGCTTCATTCTCGAGGCCCGGGCAACTGCCCGCTGCAGCCACGAGAACATCGTCATCATCTATGAGGTGGGTGAGTTCCAGGGCAGCCCGTTCATGGTGCTCGAGTACCTGCAGGGGCAGCCCCTCAACAAGGCCCTCGCTGGGCAGACGCGTGTGAGCCCTGCGCGCGCCGTGGAATTGATGGTGCCCGTAGTGCGCGCCCTGTCCGCCGCCCACGCCGCAGGGATTGTCCACCGCGATCTCAAGCCCGAGAACATCCTCGTGACCGAGTCCGGCACCGTCAAGGTGCTCGACTTCGGCATCGCGAAGGTCTTGCAGTCCCAGGAACCCGTGCAGGACTCCACGCACGTTGCCCGCATGCCGGCGCTCTCCGATTCGGCAGCTCTCGGGCTTGCGGCCAAGGCCGGAGAGGACCTCTCCAACCTCACCCGCAGCGGCGCGGTCGTGGGCACGCTCTCCTATATGTCGCCGGAGCAGTGGCGCGGCAGCGCCGACGTGGACCACCGGACCGACATCTGGGCCGTCGGCATCATGCTGTTCCGGATGCTGGCCGGCAAACATCCGCTGGATCCGCTCCGCGGCCCGCAGCTCATGGTCACCGCGTCTCTCGACGAGCCCATGCCGCGGCTGCGCCAGATGGCCTCGGACGTGCCGCAGGAACTGGCGGACCTCGTGGACCGGTGTCTGCTCAAGCACAAGGAGCAGCGCTTCCCAGACGCACGAGCGCTGCTGCAGGCGCTAGAAGCCCTCTTGCCCGGCCGTGCGGCACGGGTGCTGCGCGGCGACGAGCTCCCCTATGCCGGACTCAGCTCCTTCCAGGAGTCGGACGCAGACCGGTTCTTCGGCCGCTCGCGGGAGATCTCCGCGCTGGTGCACCGCATCCGAGACCGGCCGCTCATGGCCGTGGTGGGGCCCTCGGGCGCGGGCAAGTCCTCGTTCGTCCGAGCGGGTCTATTGCCGGTCCTCAAGCGCGGTGGCGAGAGATGGGAGGCGTTCGTCGTCCGCCCGGGCCGGACGCCCCTGTCGGCGCTCGCCCACCTCATCACGCCGCTGGTGTCCACGTCGGCCTCGCTCGCGCAGGACCTCAAGGAGTACGACGGCATCGTCGAGCGAATCCGCGCGGAGCCCGGCTTCGTCGGCTCTGTGCTGCGTAGCCGGGCTCGGTACGAGCGGAAGAGGATCCTCCTCTTCGTCGATCAGTTTGAAGAGCTCTACACGCAGGTGCCCGATGCGCACGAGCGCAAGGCCTTCACCGCCTGCCTATCCGGTATTGCCGACGACGCCACGTCGCCCATCCGCGTCGTGATCTCCCTCCGGTCCGACTTCCTGGACCGGGTGCCCGAGGACGAGCGCTTCATGGCCGAGCTGAGCCAGGGGCTGTTCTTCCTTCCACCGCCGAGCAAGGAGGGCCTCCGCGATGCGCTGGTGCAGCCGGCGGAGATGGCGGGCTACACCTTCGAGGCGCCGGAGACGGTCGAGAAGATCCTCCAGTATCTGGAGACGGCGCAGGGCGCGCTGCCGCTGCTGCAGTTCGCTGCCACGCAGCTCTGGGAGCTGCGGGATCCTGAGCGCAAGCTCCTCACCACCCAGGCCTATGAGTCGATGGGCGGCATTGAAGGAGCGCTGGCTCGTCACGCGGACACCGTGCTGGAGGAGCTGTCGCCCCAGGCGCGGGCGTTGGTCCGCACCATCCTCCTACGACTGGTGACTCCCGAACGCACGCGCGCCATCGCATCCATGGAGGAACTGAGGGAGCTGACGCAGGATGCGGCGGAACTCCAGCGGCTGACGGATCAGCTCGTCCAGGCGCGCCTGCTCGTGGTGCAGACAGCGGAGGGCGCTGGCGGGGCGACGGTGGAGATCGTCCATGAGTCGCTCATCCATGGCTGGCCCACGCTGAGACGCTGGCTGGATGAGAACCAGGAGGACGCGGCCTTCCTGGAGCAACTCCGCAACGCGGCTCGGCAATGGCAGTCGAAGGAGTACGACAGCGGCCTGCTCTGGGGCGGTGAGATGGTGGAGGAGGCGCGGCGGTTCCAGCGCCGCTACCAGGGGGAACTGCCGCAACTGCAGCAGGACTTCTTGGAGGAGGTCTTCGAGCAGGCCGCGCGAGCGGTCCGGCGTCGACGCCTGCTGGTGGTGGGGTCGACAGCCTTCTTGGTGGTGCTGGTGGCGGCGTCCGCGGTGGCTCTGGTGGTCATCCGCAATGCCCAGGTGACGGCCGAGGCGGCGCGCACCGATGCTGTGGTGGCGAAGGAGGACGCCGAACTGCAAGCGCAGAAGGCGCAAGTCTCCGAAGCCAAGGCGCAGAAGAGCCTGGCGGAGGTGCAGGCCGCGCAGAGAGACCTCCAGGAGGCCTTGGAGCGCGAGAAGCAGACGGGCTCGCAGCTTGAGGCCGCTTATGCACGACTTCAGCGGACGAATGACGAGCTGGCGGAGACCCTGCGCAAGGAGGAACTGGCCCGGAGGCGCGCTCGTTTCATGCAGTGGAAGTCGGACAAGAGCGCCGCGGAGGCACGCAAGGCGCAGAAGGACCTAAGTCAAGCCTTGGACCAGCTCAGGAGGCGGCGGGAAGAAGACCTGAAGCTCATCGAGGAACTCCAGAAGCGCGGCACGCACGCCACGGAATTGAAGAAGTAG